Proteins encoded in a region of the Elaeis guineensis isolate ETL-2024a chromosome 7, EG11, whole genome shotgun sequence genome:
- the LOC105048744 gene encoding uncharacterized protein, translating to MALVAPSLQIKLKKNRQLLPRGGGGNRGGASNRFLITVTVLGSAGPIRFLVNEGEVVTTVISTALKSYAREGRLPVLGSDFNNFLLYSGSDALSPWESIDSRGKRNFVLCKKEGVVDEPASQMLGRKGSGSWRTWLNKSLSFRISSH from the exons ATGGCGCTCGTCGCTCCGTCCTTGCAGATCAAGCTCAAGAAAAACCGGCAGCTTctcccaagaggagggggtggcAATCGGGGTGGTGCCAGCAACCGATTCCTCATCACCGTCACCGTTTTGGGCAGCGCCGGCCCCATTCGCTTTCTGGTGAACGAAGGGGAGGTGGTCACCACCGTCATATCCACCGCCCTCAAGTCCTACGCCCGGGAGGGCCGCCTTCCCGTCCTCGGCTCCGATTTCAATAACTTCCTTCTCTATTCTGGATCTGATG CTTTGAGCCCTTGGGAATCGATCGATTCTCGCGGTAAGAGGAACTTTGTGCTGTGCAAGAAGGAAGGGGTGGTGGATGAGCCTGCTTCCCAGATGCTTGGGAGGAAAGGGAGCGGGAGCTGGAGGACCTGGCTTAACAAGTCCCTCAGTTTCCGGATCTCTTCTCACTGA